The Trichomycterus rosablanca isolate fTriRos1 chromosome 15, fTriRos1.hap1, whole genome shotgun sequence genome contains a region encoding:
- the inab gene encoding internexin neuronal intermediate filament protein, alpha b: MSYSSDIYSSSSYRKIFGDSPRFSTSPSRMRDSRTSGAYRSVSRNTSSSVSSYKRSGRAGMALDTIDFAQSSALSNELKIVRTNEKEQMQGLNDRFATFIEKVRHVEQQNKALEAELAALRQRQSEPSRLAELYQQEIRDLRAQLEQVCAERERALFDRDAADEEVQKLRDRCEEEVRLREEAERTLQAFRKDVDDAALARIDLERKVESLLDELAFMRKVHDEEVAELTSVIQASQVSVEMEMSKPDLTSALKEIRGQYESIASKNLQSAEEWYRSKFADLNEQATRSNEAIRASREEVNEFRRQLQSRTIEIESLRGTNESLDRQIREMEDRHNIEALGLQETVGELENELRTTKSEMARHLREYQDLLNVKMALDIEIAAYRKLLEGEETRLSTGITYPVSTNQSYTYQTRAYTSSSKSTKKECKEEEDKPVDNPPSKKAEKQESGNANDVASKN, encoded by the exons ATGAGTTACAGCTCCGACATCTACTCGTCTTCCTCCTATAGGAAAATTTTCGGTGACTCTCCGCGCTTCTCGACATCACCGAGCAGGATGAGAGATTCAAGAACTAGCGGTGCGTACAGGTCCGTGTCTAGGAACACCAGCTCATCCGTGAGTTCATATAAGCGCTCCGGGCGCGCCGGAATGGCCCTGGACACGATTGATTTTGCGCAAAGCTCAGCTCTTAGCAACGAGCTGAAAATCGTCCGCACTAATGAAAAAGAGCAAATGCAAGGTCTGAACGACCGATTTGCCACGTTTATTGAGAAAGTGCGCCATGTGGAGCAGCAGAACAAGGCGTTGGAGGCCGAGCTGGCTGCGCTGCGTCAGCGCCAGTCGGAGCCATCGCGCCTCGCTGAGCTTTACCAGCAAGAGATCCGCGATCTGCGCGCACAGCTCGAGCAGGTGTGCGCGGAACGGGAGCGCGCATTGTTCGACCGCGATGCCGCTGATGAGGAGGTGCAGAAGTTAAGGGATCGCTGTGAGGAAGAAGTGCGTCTGCGTGAGGAAGCCGAGCGCACCTTGCAGGCTTTCCGCAAAGATGTAGACGATGCAGCCCTGGCGCGCATCGACCTGGAAAGGAAAGTCGAGTCTCTTCTAGACGAGCTCGCCTTCATGCGCAAGGTGCACGACGAAGAGGTGGCCGAGCTCACCAGCGTCATCCAGGCGTCTCAGGTGTCCGTGGAGATGGAGATGTCCAAGCCTGACCTGACCTCCGCTCTTAAGGAGATCCGCGGTCAGTACGAGTCTATCGCCTCCAAGAACTTGCAGTCTGCTGAAGAGTGGTACCGCTCCAAGTTTGCTGATCTTAACGAGCAGGCAACCCGCAGCAACGAGGCCATCCGGGCCAGCCGAGAAGAGGTCAATGAGTTTAGAAGGCAGCTGCAGTCCAGGACGATCGAGATCGAGAGTCTACGCGGCACCAACGAATCCTTGGACAGGCAGATCCGAGAGATGGAAGACCGCCACAACATCGAGGCGCTCGGGCTACAG GAAACAGTTGGTGAGCTGGAGAATGAGCTGAGGACCACCAAGAGTGAGATGGCTCGCCACCTGAGGGAATACCAAGACCTTCTAAATGTCAAAATGGCTCTGGATATAGAGATTGCTGCTTACAG GAAACTTCTGGAAGGAGAGGAGACCCGTCTAAGCACAGGCATCACCTACCCTGTTTCCACCAACCAGAGCTACACCTACCAGACCCGTGCTTACACCAGCTCAAGCAAGAGCACCAAGAAGGAATgcaaagaggaagaggacaagCCGGTTGACAACCCTCCCTCTAAGAAGGCTGAAAAGCAAGAGTCTGGAAATGCCAATGATGTTGCCTCGAAAAACTAA